The Candidatus Nanopelagicus abundans genome includes a region encoding these proteins:
- the carA gene encoding glutamine-hydrolyzing carbamoyl-phosphate synthase small subunit yields MDKKSSAYLVLDDGRIFEGLSWAKEGETFGEAVFSTGMTGYQETLTDPSYHKQIVIMTAPHIGNTGVNKNDEESEKIWVSGFVVRNPSPTSSNWRSEKSLEQELIDSDVVGIQGVDTRAITRHLRDRGAMRVGIFSNTELTKEEMVVRVRKTAPMSGAFLAADVTTKQPYIINPPKGVVTKFKVAAIDLGIKAATPKAMAKLGIQVHVLPLTTTLDQIKELNVDGVFLSNGPGDPAAMVIVVELVRSVLLEEIPFFGICFGHQILGRALGFETYKLPFGHRGINQPVIDLTTGKVEITAHNHGFAVAAPKEVEFHTVYGSGRVSHISLNDSVVEGLEMISIPAFSVQYHPESAAGPHDASYLFERFVKLMENPRIGLKDINA; encoded by the coding sequence ATGGATAAAAAATCATCTGCCTACCTTGTTTTAGATGATGGCCGTATTTTTGAGGGTTTATCTTGGGCAAAAGAGGGTGAAACATTTGGTGAAGCAGTATTTTCAACTGGCATGACCGGCTACCAAGAAACATTAACTGATCCTTCCTACCATAAACAGATTGTGATCATGACTGCGCCGCATATAGGCAATACCGGTGTTAATAAAAATGATGAAGAGTCTGAAAAGATTTGGGTATCTGGCTTTGTTGTAAGAAATCCTTCACCAACATCAAGTAATTGGCGAAGTGAAAAATCCCTTGAGCAAGAGTTAATTGATTCCGATGTGGTTGGTATTCAAGGCGTGGATACTCGAGCGATCACAAGGCATTTACGTGATCGAGGGGCAATGAGAGTCGGCATTTTTAGTAATACCGAACTTACAAAAGAAGAGATGGTAGTTAGAGTACGTAAGACCGCTCCAATGAGTGGGGCATTTCTAGCAGCAGATGTAACTACAAAGCAGCCCTACATTATTAACCCACCAAAAGGGGTTGTAACTAAATTTAAAGTTGCTGCAATTGATTTAGGTATTAAAGCTGCGACCCCAAAGGCAATGGCTAAATTAGGGATTCAAGTTCATGTCTTGCCACTTACCACCACCTTAGATCAGATAAAAGAATTAAATGTTGATGGTGTATTTCTTTCAAATGGTCCAGGAGATCCGGCCGCAATGGTTATAGTTGTTGAGTTAGTTAGAAGCGTTTTACTTGAGGAGATACCGTTTTTTGGAATTTGTTTTGGCCATCAAATTTTAGGCAGAGCTTTAGGATTTGAAACTTATAAATTACCATTTGGGCATCGTGGAATTAATCAACCGGTGATTGACTTAACAACTGGGAAAGTTGAGATTACTGCGCATAATCATGGTTTTGCTGTGGCAGCGCCAAAAGAGGTTGAATTTCATACAGTTTATGGAAGTGGTCGAGTAAGTCATATTTCACTAAATGATTCAGTAGTTGAAGGGCTTGAAATGATTTCGATACCAGCTTTTTCAGTTCAGTACCATCCAGAATCTGCCGCCGGTCCACATGATGCTTCCTACCTGTTTGAAAGATTTGTTAAGTTAATGGAAAATCCCAGAATAGGTTTAAAGGATATTAATGCCTAG